The following are encoded together in the Juglans microcarpa x Juglans regia isolate MS1-56 chromosome 2D, Jm3101_v1.0, whole genome shotgun sequence genome:
- the LOC121249952 gene encoding LOW QUALITY PROTEIN: topless-related protein 4-like (The sequence of the model RefSeq protein was modified relative to this genomic sequence to represent the inferred CDS: inserted 2 bases in 2 codons) — protein MSSLSRELVFLILQFLDEEKFKETVHRLEQESGFFFNMRYFEDMVTSGEWEEVEKYLSGFTKVDDNRYSMKIFFEIRKQKYLEALDKRDRAKAVDILVKDLKVFAAFNEELLKEITQLLTLDNFRDNEQLSKYGDTKSARGIMLAELKKLIEANPLFRDKLQFPPLKNSRLRTLINQSLNWQHQLCKNPRPNPDIKTLFVDHSCGTPNGARAPSPVTNPLMGGVPKAGVFPPLSAHGPFQPTPVALPTSLAGWMANPSPVPHPSASAGPIGLTAANNSAILKRPRTPPTNNPVMDYQTADSEHVLKRPRHFGISDEVNNLPVNILPVAYTXQSHGQSYHGTDELPKTVVMTLNQGSAVKSMDFHPVQQILLLVGTNMGDVMLWELGSRERIAHRNFKVWDLGVCSTALQASLTNDYTASVNRVMWSPDGTLVGVAYSKHIVHLYSYHGGDGLRNHLEIEAHAGRVNDLAFSYPNKQLCVVTCGEDRVIKVWDAVTGTEQYTFEGHEAPVYSVCPHHKENIQFIFSTATDGKIKAWLYDNMGSRVDYDAPGHSSTTMAYSADGTRLFSCGTNKEGESFLVEWNESEGAVRRTYHGLLKRAHTGVVQFDTTKNRWLAAGDDNLVKFWDMDRERLSVTTEAEGSLPASPCIRFNKEGILLAVSTNDNGVKILANPDGIRLLKTVENRTFDASRVASAAIVKAPAVGTFGSAVVTIGTSIGDRAPPVAAMNSDSRSVDIKPRIADDSVDKSRIWKLTEINEPSQCCSLRLPDSLTPVRVSRLIYTNSGLAILALASNAVHKLWKWQRNDRNLTGKATASVVPQIWQPPSGILMTNDVSETNSDDAVPCFALSKNDSYVMSASGGKISLFNMMTFKTMTTFMPPPPAATFLAFHPQDNNIIAIGMEDSSIQIYNVRVDEVKTKLKGHQKRITGLAFSHTLNVLVSSGADSQLCVWNTDGWEKQASKFLQIPSGRAAAPLVDTRVQFHLDQIHLLVVHETQIAIYDAPKLDCLKQWVPLEASGPITHATYSCDSQSIYVSFEDGSVGVLTASTLRLRCRINPTAYLPPNPSMRVHPLVVAAHPSEPNQFALGLTDGGVHIIEPLESEGKWVSXPPTENGAGPSTTSGTVGPDQPQR, from the exons ATGTCTTCGCTTAGCAGAGAACTAGTGTTTCTCATACTTCAGTTTCTCGACGAAGAGAAATTCAAAGAAACCGTTCACAG GTTAGAGCAAGAATCAGGGTTTTTCTTCAACATGAGGTATTTTGAGGATATGGTGACCAGTGGGGAGTGGGAGGAGGTGGAGAAGTACCTCTCCGGTTTCACGAAGGTTGACGACAATAGGTACTCGATGAAAATCTTCTTCGAGATTCGCAAGCAGAAGTACCTCGAAGCTTTAGACAA GAGGGATCGTGCTAAAGCTGTGGATATTTTAGTTAAGGACTTGAAAGTGTTCGCGGCATTTAATGAAGAGCTTTTGAAGGAAATTACGCAGCTATTGACTTTGGACAACTTTCG AGATAACGAACAGCTGTCTAAATATGGAGATACTAAATCTGCCAGGGGTATAATGCTTGCTGAACTAAAAAAGTTGATCGAGGCTAACCCCCTTTTTCGAGATAAGCTTCAATTTCCTCCCTTGAAGAACTCGAGATTGCGAACACTAATTAATCAGAG TTTAAATTGGCAGCATCAACTTTGTAAGAATCCAAGGCCTAACCCTGACATTAAGACACTATTTGTAGACCACAGTTGCGGAACACCAAATGGTGCACGGGCCCCATCTCCCGTCACGAATCCCTTAATGGGTGGTGTCCCTAAGGCTGGGGTTTTTCCGCCACTGAGTGCTCATGGT CCATTTCAGCCCACACCGGTTGCTCTTCCAACATCTCTTGCTGGATGGATGGCTAATCCGTCTCCTGTGCCTCACCCTTCAGCCTCTGCAGGACCCATCGGTTTGACTGCTGCTAACAACTCAG CCATCTTGAAGCGCCCTAGAACGCCCCCTACCAATAACCCAGTTATGGACTATCAAACAGCTGATTCTGAGCATGTGTTGAAGAGACCAAGACATTTTGGAATATCAGATGAG GTCAACAATCTGCCAGTAAATATTCTGCCTGTGGCATACA CCCAAAGCCATGGTCAAAGTTACCATGGTACCGACGAGTTGCCCAAAACTGTTGTTATGACTCTAAATCAGGGATCAGCTGTCAAGAGTATGGATTTCCATCCAGTGCAACAAATTCTTCTTCTTG TTGGAACAAACATGGGTGATGTCATGTTATGGGAGTTAGGTAGCCGTGAAAGGATTGCTCATAGAAATTTTAAAGTATGGGATCTTGGAGTATGTTCAACGGCCCTGCAG GCATCTCTGACCAATGATTATACAGCATCAGTAAATCGCGTGATGTGGAGCCCTGATGGAACGCTTGTTG GTGTTGCATACTCTAAGCATATTGTGCACCTATACTCATATCATGGTGGTGATGGTCTGCGAAACCACTTGGAG ATTGAGGCCCATGCTGGTCGTGTTAATGATCTCGCTTTCTCTTATCCAAACAAACAACTATGTGTTGTCACTTGTGGCGAGGACAGAGTCATTAAG GTGTGGGATGCAGTCACTGGGACCGAGCAGTATACTTTTGAGGGCCATGAAGCACCTGTATATTCTGTATGTCCACAtcacaaagaaaatattcag TTCATCTTCTCAACCGCAACCGATGGAAAGATAAAGGCATGGTTGTATGATAACATGGGTTCGAGAGTTGACTATGATGCACCAGGCCATTCATCTACCACAATGGCATACAGTGCTGACGGGACAAG ATTGTTCTCATGTGGGACAAACAAAGAAGGAGAATCATTCCTAGTAGAATGGAATGAAAGTGAAGGTGCTGTCAGGCGCACATATCATGGTCTTCTAAAGCGTGCACACACTGGGGTTGTGCAATTTGATACAACTAAAAATCGGTGGTTAGCTGCTGGTGATGATAACCTGGTCAAATTCTGGGACATGGACAGAGAGAGGTTATCAGTAACTACTGAAGCGGAGGGCTCTCTACCG GCTTCTCCTTGTATTAGATTTAACAAGGAAGGAATATTGTTAGCTGTCTCAACGAATGATAATGGTGTTAAAATCTTAGCAAATCCAGATGGAATTCGGCTGCTAAAAACAGTGGAGAATCGCACATTTGATGCTTCTAGAGTTGCTTCTGCGGCTATTGTTAAG GCTCCTGCAGTAGGCACCTTTGGATCTGCCGTTGTAACTATTGGAACAAGCATTGGAGATCGTGCTCCTCCAGTAGCAGCAATG AACAGTGATAGTCGAAGTGTGGACATAAAACCCAGAATTGCTGATGATTCAGTCGATAAATCTAGGATCTGGAAACTTACAGAGATCAATGAACCATCACAATGCTGCTCCCTGAGGCTCCCTGATAGTTTAACGCCAGTGAGG GTTTCAAgattaatttatacaaattcaGGTCTAGCCATATTGGCCTTGGCATCAAATGCTGTACACAAGCTCTGGAAGTGGCAGAGAAATGATCGAAATTTAACAGGGAAG GCCACAGCTAGTGTAGTACCTCAAATATGGCAACCTCCAAGCGGAATACTAATGACAAATGATGTAAGCGAAACAAATTCTGATGATGCTGTTCCATGTTTTGCACTGTCAAAGAATGACTCTTACGTCATGTCAGCTTCGGGGGGGAAAATTTCATTATTCAATATGATGACATTCAAG ACAATGACAACATTCATGCCCCCACCTCCAGCAGCTACATTTCTTGCATTTCACCCTCAAGACAATAACATTATTGCCATTGGCATGGAAGACTCTTCTATTCAAATCTATAATGTTCGGGTGGATGAG GTTAAGACCAAGCTGAAAGGTCATCAGAAAAGAATTACAGGCCTTGCCTTCTCTCACACTCTAAATGTGCTTGTTTCATCGGGAGCTGATTCTCAG CTATGTGTTTGGAACACAGATGGATGGGAGAAGCAGGCTAGTAAATTCTTGCAGATTCCAAGTGGGCGCGCTGCAGCTCCTCTTGTAGATACACGAGTTCAATTTCATCTAGATCAGATACATTTGCTGGTTGTTCACGAAACGCAGATAGCCATATATGATGCACCTAAATTAGATTGCCTCAAGCAG TGGGTCCCACTGGAAGCTAGTGGTCCAATCACGCATGCTACGTATTCCTGTGATAGCCAGTCAATATACGTGAGCTTTGAAGATGGAAGTGTGGGTGTTCTGACTGCTTCAACGCTAAGACTGAGATGTCGAATAAATCCAACTGCTTATCTACCTCCCAACCCCAG CATGAGAGTGCACCCTCTTGTTGTTGCGGCACATCCATCCGAACCAAATCAGTTTGCATTAGGTCTTACAGACGGTGGTGTCCATATAATCGAGCCATTAGAGTCAGAAGGAAAATGGGTAT CCCCTCCGACTGAAAATGGTGCTGGACCTAGCACCACTTCTGGTACAGTTGGTCCAGATCAACCCCAAAGGTGA